The Salvelinus namaycush isolate Seneca chromosome 11, SaNama_1.0, whole genome shotgun sequence DNA window TACACCGGGTTAGTCCTGATCATGTACTACAATACACCGGGTTAGTCCTGATCATGTACTACAATACACCGGGTTAGTCCTGTCCATGAACTACAATACACCGGGTTAGTCCTGTCCATGAACTACAATACACCGGGTTAGTCCTGATCATGAACTACAATACACCGGGTTAGTCCTGTCCATGAACTACAATACACCGGGTTAGTCCTGATCATGAACTACAATACACCGGGTTAGTCCTGTCCATGTACTACAATACACTGGGTTAGTCCTGATCATGTACTACAATACACTGGGTTAGTCCTGATCATGTACTACAATTGGTCTTACCTTTGATGACAAGGAGCCTCTCTCCATCTTTTCAAAGCCAAGGGCTAGTGTACAGTCAGCCAGACCTACAGTCAGCAAAATAAGGCATATGTTTAGGTCCAGCATAAGACGGATTATAGTAGATGAGCATGCATCCTACTTCAGTTTGCTTCCAGGACATGGCATCACTAGGGTCAGAAGTTTGTCCTGAACATGTGACCAGAGCAGGGAAAGACTCCTAGTCCTAGGAATCAatcctgcccccctctctctcagtcccacTCACCTCTCTGTGTCCCATCCAATGACGTCCAGGGAAGGGGGGAAAAGTATGTGGCACACCTGCtcctcgaacatctcattctgaaatcatgtgcattaatatggagttggtcctccctttgatgctataacagcctccactcttctgggaaggctttctactagaagttggaacactgctgcggggacatgcttccattcagccacaagagcattagtaaggtcaggcactgatgttgggcgattaggcctggcttgcagtcggcgttccaattcatcgcaaaaagtgttcgatggggatgaggtcagggctctgtgcaggccagtcaagttcttccacaccgatctcaacaaaccttttctgtatggacctcgctttgtgcacgggggtattgtcatgctgaaacaggaaagagccttccccaaactgttgccaaaaagttggaagcacagaatcgtctagaacatccttgtatgctgtaacgttaagatttccctttactggaactaaggggactagcccaaatcatgaaaaacaaccgcagaccattattcctcctccaccaaactttacagttggcagttggcactatgcgtttgggcaggtagcgttctactggcatccgccaaacccagattcgtctgtcggactagcagatggtgaagcgtgattcatcactacagaaaacgtgtttccactgctccagagtccaatggtggcgagctttacaccactccagccgaagcttggcactgcgcatggtgatcttaggcttgtgtgcggctgctctgccatggaaacccatttcatgaagctcctgacaaacagttcttgtgctgacattgcttccagaggcagtttgtaactcagtagtgagcgttgcaaccgaggacagacgatttttactcgctacgtgcttcagcaacCGCCGGttccgttctgtgaacttgtgtggtctaccacttcgcggcagagcctttgttgctcctagacatttccacttcacaataacagcacttacagttgaccggggcagctctagcagggcagaaattttacgaactgacttgttggaaaggtggtatcctatgacagtgccacgttgaaagtcactgagctctttagtaatgacattctactgccaatgtttgtctatggagattgaacaactgtgtgctcgattttatacacctgtcagcaatgggtgtggctgaaatggcctaatccactaatttcaaggggtgtccacatacttttgtatatatagagtactgtatgTGTAACACAGATATGATTAATATATCTACGGTCGAGTCCCACTCACCTCCCTGGATTAGCTGTCGGGCCATGAACAGGGCAGTGGAGCCTgtggagcagttgttgttgacGTTGATGATGGGGATCCCTGACAGACCAAGGCTGTGGTAGATGGCCCTCTGGCCACAGGTAGAGTCACCTGaaaaataatgataataatatggTCATTTACATTGACAGTAACACAAGTGGAGTCACCCGAGAtacacagatggacagacagatgtCAAAATGACCTCATTTTAAAGTGATCTTGTTTTAAAAGCAATAGTTCATCACTAGATAGTTCTCTTCATGACACAGACACAGGTCAGCTCAGGTGAAGGATTGCGTTGTGTTATAATATCTTACAGGCCTATACAACAGCATAGCTTATTACTAGGCCTATACAACATCATAGCTTATTACTAGGCCTATACAACATCATAGCTTATTACTAGGCCCATACAACAGCATAGCTTATTACTAGGCCTATACAACATCATAGCTTATTACTAGGCCTATACAACATCATAGCTTATTACTAGGCCTATACAACATCATAGCGTATTACTAGATGGACACTTACAGCACTTTTGGACTGAATTTGAAGGCAACTCACAGGGCATTTAATATGCCTAAAAAAATATTGTTAAGTAACGGACAGTTAACATTATAATCAATGACAGTCTCTTACCATACACATAGCCCACACAGGCTTGCTGTATGGCAGAGTAGGGGACTCCAGCATCAGACAAGGCCCTCTCACCTGAGTCATAAGAACATGATTATAAGACACAACAGGGAACAATGGGCATCACTCAAAATGTTGCATGTAGAATGGGACTATTATATGACATGTACAACACAGGGTATTATAACCAGGTAGTATCCAGGTGACTATAGCTCAAGGTGTATCCAGGTGAATGTAGCAAGGTTGGCAAGTACAGGACAGGTACAGTAATTAAATGAAATGACAACCACCTGCTATCTTTGCCATGTCGGGATAGTCAAAGTCTTCTTTTCCTGGCTTCTCAAACTGCAAAGACAAAACACAGGAGAGGGTTCTGGATCAGACTGGGGATAACAGTTCAACTACTACACAGACAGAGCTCTGGGTCAACATGACCGCTGTgtacttgagcaaggcacttcgcCCGTAAACTGCTCGGTACTATGGCTTACaacccccgtgtgtgtgtgtgtgtgtgtgtgtgtgtgtgtgtgtgtgtgtgtgtgtgtgtgtgtgtgtgtgtgtgtgtgtgtgtacaggagggACGTCCTTCTGCTGCATGCAATGTAGCTAGTGTTTATCTAGCTATCGGTGTGTGCAATGCATCCATGAACCTTGGCACAATTAGCCTATGACCATGGAGTATTGGACTTTCAGATTAGACGGGGTTTTAAAATGCCACGTATGGCAATttcattttagctagctagcaaatacaTTTCCAAGCCACACTTTACAATACAATTGTAAACATTGTTCGCCCAATATAGTTGTTATTCAATGTTTCGTGTTAGCTAACTAGCATAGCTTGAaagctagctaaattagctacGTTACTGTAGTTATCTAGTTGGCTAGCAACACCAACATGAACAGCTGACAAGTCTTAAATCTCGCGTTAAGTTATATGTTTAGCCAACAATAGTTGTTTAGCCTACGTTAAATATCGAAAGAAATTACAAGCTACTTTAGCTACCTACGTTTTTTGGAAATGCTACTAACCAACATgacaggtaacgttagctagctaaggacAACGAGCTAGCTCTTTGCTAAATAGTCTTTCAATACTAGATAGCAATCCAGCTAGCATGGATGCTAGTCGAAATGCAACCATTTATAACCAATAGCAAGATTTACCTTTGTCATTCCCACTCCAATGACGAATACTCTGTTCTTTTGAGGAGCCATTCTGGTTGTTGTGCTGAGACTAACGTTAGTGCTTCCAAGAGGGAAGAGTGACAATACGGATGATAACCGTTCACCGAACTGAGAAGTCAAAGTACTACGAAGGAGTTTCAGTGGAGCACGTGAACGCAGCATAACTCCTTGCCTGTGATGATGCTAGCTATCTTTAACCATACTAACGTTACACAATACAGTGACTTCCTAATGAAGTCACTTGaaagtgtgtccagttgtgtaaACAATGGCTGAACTCTGGACAAATACCTAACGTTAGCGAGATGTTTTACTATTGACTGTTTAAGAGCAAATTAGTTTCATCACTACTTCTTGTGACCGAGTGCCTCAGATTTACTCAATGCATTCTGATACTGATCATTCCAGGCAGAGAAAACCTTAAAACCACatcagtttttttttcttttttcattCATGATCTTTATTGGGGTAGTAACAAAAGGAAAGGCATGGTCACATATCTCATTCAATCCAGGATGATGTGGATGGACATTCCACCCAATCAATCCCCAAATGCTTCTTGCTTGTCACAAACGAAACAGCACTGCATTATAACTGTCAACAGCACTGCATCAGCATTGGAAGTGTCTGATACCGACAGCCATTTCAGTCAGTGGATGAGTGGATATCTGGCCAGTGTGTTTACATCCCGTCACCTGGGCTAGCTGGTCGTACAAAGCGTTTGACCGTAACTCAACACTTGATGAACTGGTGTGTGACCTCATAGATGCCCACTGACTCGCTGGCCTTCTCGTCATAGTCTGTCCAGTCCTGATATAGAGAATAAGTATTAAAAACACTGTTCCTGAACTGAAAATAACTATTGTATTGGGTACTGGAAACTATTCTTGTAATCAAAGTTCACATTTACTATGTTGACCTACTGGCCATAGATCAAAAATACTAACTTTTTCCAGTAGGGTGATTTCAGGAAACTTGGTCCTCGACTCAGCTCCCTCTGCAGCAAAGCCCGCCTGTTGTGTTTCAAGGTCAAAGTAATGTGATGTTAAAGACAGGGGACAATGTTGAGGTGTTGTAGTATTGTAAAGCAAATGTTTTAGTTGACTTGATTGTTCTTTCAGCAGTATTATAAGTTCTTAAGAACATTTGTCATTGAAAACTGTTacaaaaaaatactaaataaagAAAATGTCAAGGTTTCAGAAATGTCTATGCTAAACATTTGGAATCTGTTTTTGAATGGTAGAGTGGATCCAATTGTTATACTTTATCAGAATAGTTACAGGGAGAAAACAAATCCCCTGATGCTATAATCTGTGCTTCTACAACCTTAGCTGAGATTTGACATTATACAGTACAAGAGTGTGCTCTGTTCTCACTTGTGGTTGGAAGTCCACCGGCTCCAGGCCTCGACACTCAAACTGCACCATGGTCTTAAACCGCTCACTATCCTCAGCCTTCACAGCAGCAGCACCATGAGGAAGAGACAAGAAGGATGGAGTGGCTGAAATAAATACTCTTGTGTTTTAAAGATGTATTGTTCTGTAGCAGAACACTTCAAGTGTCAGCAGCAACAGAGTGGTAGGATGAAATAGGCAGTATTATTACTAAACATTTCCCACCTTCAATTGCAGTCAAGCCAAGGATCAATTGAGAGGTAAGCGTCACAATAAGTACTGTACTCACATTGTACGGGGTGATTGTGTCTTTCATGATATCTGTGAACAGACACATACATATGAACATCATGGCAGAAACAAGGTGGAGCTGTTGCTTACCTCTATCCAGTCATCTCAGATCCCCAAAGGAAAGTGAAATGGCTGAATGTATGAAACTTATGTGTAATACTTCTCTGTTTGCTTACCAATAGAATTCTCCCTGGCACAGAGTTTACACTTCTGCACCATGCTGgcactccctcttcctcctttGAGTGGTACACTGTCCTAGGGAAACAGTCAGTCACTGCAAAGTGTGGAATATCCATTGTCACCATATCAAATGTGATTTTGAATAATAAGATACATTTATAAATTCACCAttactcaccataaggttgatatACTGCCATTTCTCTGGGATCTCACCACAATTGGCACATTTTAACTGTGACAAAAGTACGTATGTTATGGAATTTgccacaaatggcaccctactccctatgtagtgcactactttatactacagccctattccctatatagtgcactacttttgatcagggcacATGTTCTGGTCAAAAAAGTAGtgtactttatagggaatagtCTGTCAACTAGGGAAGCACACATtctattctaattctatgggCTATTGGGAGTCCACAACACGACATCAGCATTGCTTTTGTATTGTTACCTACCATTAGCTGCCTAACGTTACATATCACATGCGTATTGCTTACCGACTAAAAACTAGCAATGTTTTGAAAATAACGTCACAGGAGTACATTTCATAGCTAGTCGTGCTGTAAATGTCTTGTTTATGTAGTGATACAACTTTTCACCATTTGACAAATTCGCTTATTGTGTGTCAGGATAAATATAACGTTATAGCTAATCGTAAAATGGCTAGCTTCAGCTTGTTAGCAAGTTCTTAGTTACCTTTAAAAACCAGCGGAAGTCTTCACCTTCTGGCCGCACATTTGTGACATTTTCCAAAGTGGCTTTGAACTGCAGCCCAATTTTCTATGAAACACATAACAAGTATTTCATTCATGGTAATGTAAATATTGTTGACAAGCGTGCATGATCTGAATGATGTGGCCTCACTTACCACCATCTTGACACTAGTACATTTGCGTAAACACTCGTTTCAAAATACGTAAGCGTAGCTACGTCAAGGCACGCTTTTCCGCATTGTCAAGAATCAATCAGCTAAGGATATTTTGTATAGAAAagtctttattttttaagaactGGTTCAATAATCATATCCTGCTGGTGAGTCAACTTTTCAATGCAGAAGGATTGTTACTCAATTATGAGGATTTTTTTATACCGTTACAATATCCCTGTTACACCTAGAGAGTTCGCCAGTCTTTGATGCTATTCCACCTGGAACTCTCATGTTATTTAGAGGTATAGCCAGACCTCACTTTCTTAATCTTAACCTACCCTCGCTTAATCCAGTTGATTCTCCAATAGGGAAAATGTGTTTCTCCTTGCGCCGTCAGAACAGATCTATACCTGCTTTATTTCAAAGGGATTTACTGCGATACATTGGTCACTAATATCTGTTGGGAAAAAGTCTGGTTATTACCACACAAATACCTGCTTGCTAACAAGGTCAAAGAGGTCTCTTTCAGAATGATCCAAAAGTATTACCCTGCGAATCACTACACGAAGAAACTTTAAAAAGACATTAACATTGACTGTACTTTTTGTGTTGAGCATCCAGAAACAGTTTCGCATTGTCTACACGTACAAAAAATTATAGAAAGATATTCATAGTTATAATTGTTAATATTCTTGATTACTTTTTTTAATGGGAGAATGTGCTGCTCGGTTTCCTTAACCATAAGGATAAAGAAAAACAATTTAACCTCATAAATCTAATTGTGCCAATGGCAAAATGTCATATTCATTCATGTAAATTCACTAATAAACACTGTTTTCTCTATAAGGAATTCAAGCAGTACATTAAGACCAGTCTATATTCTTCTAATAAGAAAGCTGTTAAAACAATCAATGTGTGTGTTTAAGGTCTTTGTATAATCTGTAATTTGTTGTACCCTCTAGCATGTTATCATTGTCTATTTGTATACTTCTTGTATGTATACTGTTTTTTctacacaaaaataaataaatcagctGTTGCAGGAATAAGTCACAAACACACCTCCAGTTTTTTAATCCACCATTTTGCAATGTGCTTTTGTTTCAATCATCCAACGTTTCTACATCAATCCAACATCCAGAAAATTGTATGGTAAAAATTAAGTCACAATTCAGCAACTGCATGCTTACTAAAAACAGCACATGGCATATGAAAGACATTTTACAGAAATTGACTAATTGGAAATAATAGGGATGtgtattgtggttaaattcagcAGCGAAAAGGCATTGTGCTGGTTTCATGTTTTCAAGTCTTGTCAGAAAAATAATGAATCAGGCGTAATTCAGGTACATTGCTGTTGTGACCCTTCCATCCGTTTGACTAATAACATCTCTGCACTTCAATGGTTCTCTGTCAACCTGAGAAAACAGTATTAGGAAAATATTAGGAAATAACAATTACTAAATGACTAGGGGAAATAAACTTTAATAGGTATATTTCTTCAAAATGTTAAATGAATTATGCTTCAAGATTAATTAGGGAAAAGCATTTTATGCAAATAGTTGAAGATCTTGTGCAAGTTTAATCAATTAACCTGACAATTTCTATTTTGTGTTATAGCACTCATAACACTTTACTGTGTTGACGAGATTGGATTTGGCTTCCACCACCAGGAAATACACAAGATATCATGCAGGACGAGTCAGCCCAAGCTAACTATACCACCGTTGTCAGGTAAGTAACACCGAAATTGGGCTTCCATAATAAAGGAGAACGCTTGTTTGAGAATATTCAACCTTTGTTACAGCTTCCTTTAACCTACCTATTCTGTGCGAAAATTAGAATTTCTGAATGTCATGGAGTTTGGATCTGCCCTCTTGTGGAGGTTCTGTAGCTTAGAAAATGGTGGAGGGTAAGTGACAGGCAAAAGACAACTCAACTAGGGAATGGAACAGACTAGAAAAACAGGATAAGACTGACAAAAAAAAAAGGGT harbors:
- the czib gene encoding CXXC motif containing zinc binding protein — protein: MVKIGLQFKATLENVTNVRPEGEDFRWFLKLKCANCGEIPEKWQYINLMDSVPLKGGRGSASMVQKCKLCARENSIDIMKDTITPYNAEDSERFKTMVQFECRGLEPVDFQPQAGFAAEGAESRTKFPEITLLEKDWTDYDEKASESVGIYEVTHQFIKC